One genomic window of Gossypium hirsutum isolate 1008001.06 chromosome D11, Gossypium_hirsutum_v2.1, whole genome shotgun sequence includes the following:
- the LOC107912505 gene encoding uncharacterized protein, translating to MKRRMSTSISTKTEPKRQRLFTHCFLPMILLLSAAFFIGSAFIITDYKEKILGWGSVMVLQYSRSKMCETQCRAYGSEALPRGIISETSDLEMRPLWGAQNKKKPKLSMNLLAIAVGIKQKENVNKMVKKFLESDFVVMLFHYDGIVDQWKDLEWNDRAIHVSAVNQTKWWFAKRFLHPDIVSEYGYIFLWDEDLGVDHFNAKRYLSIIKKEGLEISQPALDPEKSELHHPITARDKNSTVHRRTYKVIGRTKCNENSTGPPCTGFVEMMAPVFSRASWRCSWHMIQSDLVFGWGLDFQLGYCAQGDRTQKIGIVDSEYLIHDALPTLGGSAENKVSSPSSESGGRSEVKKQSYIELEIFKSRWKRAVNQDNCWSDPFEQSTKKQK from the exons atgaagaggAGGATGTCAACTTCT ATATCTACAAAGACAGAACCTAAAAGGCAGAGATTATTTACTCACTGCTTCCTCCCCATGATTCTTTTGCTATCTGCTGCCTTCTTCATTGGAAGTGCATTTATAATCACAGACTATAAAGAG AAAATTCTAGGATGGGGGTCAGTTATGGTTTTGCAGTACTCAAGATCTAAGATGTGCGAG ACTCAGTGCAGGGCTTATGGAAGTGAAGCATTACCTAGAGGAATCATTTCTGAAACATCTGACTTGGAAATGCGGCCATTATGGGGTGCACAGAATAAGAAG AAGCCAAAGTTGTCAATGAACTTGTTAGCCATCGCAGTCGGaataaagcaaaaagaaaatgtcaACAAGATGGTCAAGAAG TTTCTAGAGAGTGATTTCGTTGTGATGCTTTTCCATTACGATGGCATTGTGGATCAGTGGAAGGACTTAGAGTGGAATGACCGTGCTATACACGTGTCTGCTGTCAATCAAACCAAGTG GTGGTTTGCAAAGCGCTTCTTACATCCGGATATTGTTTCGGAGTATGGCTACATCTTCCTTTGGGATGAAGACCTTGGAGTTGACCACTTTAATGCTAAAAG ATATCTTTCAATAATTAAAAAGGAAGGGCTTGAAATATCTCAGCCAGCACTTGATCCCGAGAAGTCAGAGCTGCATCATCCAATTACAGCAAGGGACAAAAATTCTACAGTACACAG GAGGACGTACAAGGTGATTGGTAGGACAAAGTGTAACGAAAACAGCACTGGTCCTCCTTGCACTGG ATTTGTAGAAATGATGGCGCCTGTTTTCTCCAGAGCATCTTGGCGCTGTTCATGGCATATGATTCAG AGTGATCTGGTTTTTGGATGGGGATTGGACTTTCAGCTTGGTTACTGTGCACAG GGTGATCGGACCCAAAAAATTGGAATTGTCGATTCTGAGTACCTTATTCATGATGCTCTTCCCACGCTTGGAGGCTCAGCAGAAAACAAG GTATCATCACCTTCCAGTGAGTCTGGTGGAAGATCTGAG GTTAAAAAGCAATCCTACATTGAATTAGAGATCTTCAAAAGCAGATGGAAGAGAGCCGTAAACCAAGATAATTGCTGGTCTGATCCGTTTGAACAATCGACAAAAAAACAGAAGTAA
- the LOC107912504 gene encoding cis-3-alkyl-4-alkyloxetan-2-one decarboxylase, whose protein sequence is MAIQGKPPTLFSHQFQSSLCSPTSSLSLVNGGSFKSKAQRKPLTLRLSCSTPNANDPQDDYLIDAPVSAGDGFSFSGGKYSDGPNPSDEWFKQGKFVKAYPVGGTGEKAKDPIFGLIMGAGSQASGDVFRWFSVESGNADNPTVILIHGFPSQAYSYRKVLPVLSKNYHAIAFDWLGFGFSDKPQPRYGFDYTLSEYVSALESFVNEVATNKVSLVVQGYFSPVVVKYASKNQEKLNDLILLNPPLTAKHANLPSTLSIFSNFLLGEIFSQDPLRASDKALTSCGPYAMKEDDAMVYRRPYLTSGSSGFALNAISRAMKKELKAYVEDAKAILMDKNWKVRTTVCWGQRDRWLNYDEVEDFCKNSNHKLIELPMAGHHVQEDSGEELGGIISGLISRRIVT, encoded by the exons ATGGCAATCCAAGGCAAGCCTCCTACTCTCTTCTCTCATCAGTTTCAAAGTTCCCTTTGTTCTCCCACTTCTTCTCTGTCACTTGTCAATGGTGGGTCTTTCAAGTCCAAGGCTCAACGAAAACCTCTCACTCTCAGACTTAGCTGCAGCACACCAAACGCCAATGACCCACAAGAT GATTATCTGATTGATGCTCCTGTTTCAGCTGGTGATGGCTTTTCGTTTAGCGGAG GAAAATATTCAGATGGACCTAACCCATCTGATGAATGGTTTAAGCAAGGGAAATTT GTTAAAGCTTATCCAGTGGGTGGCACTGGTGAGAAAGCTAAAGATCCAATTTTTGGACTAATCATGGGAGCTGGCTCTCAAGCTTCAGGTGATGTTTTCAG atGGTTTAGCGTGGAAAGTGGAAATGCTGATAATCCTACAGTTATTTTGATTCATGGTTTCCCATCACAG GCATACTCTTACCGCAAAGTCCTTCCTGTTCTCTCCAAGAATTATCATGCTATAGCTTTTGATTGGCTAG GATTCGGATTTTCAGATAAGCCTCAACCCAGATATGGATTTGATTACACACTGAGTG AATATGTCTCAGCATTGGAGTCCTTTGTTAATGAAGTAGCCACCAATAAAGTTTCACTTGTTGTCCAA GGCTACTTTTCACCAGTTGTTGTTAAATATGCCAGCAAGAATCAGGAAAAGCTTAATGATCTAATTCTCCTCAATCCTCCT CTAACAGCCAAACATGCCAACCTTCCTTCAACATTATCCATATTCAGCAACTTCTTGCTGGGTGAAATTTTTTCTCAG GATCCTTTGCGGGCCAGCGATAAGGCACTAACGAGCTGCGGTCCATATGCAATGAAAGAGGATGATGCAATGGTTTATAGAAGACCTTATCTTACGTCTGGTTCATCCGGGTTTGCACTGAATGCAATTAGTAGGGCCATGAAAAAAGAGCTTAAG GCATATGTGGAAGATGCGAAAGCAATTCTTATGGATAAAAATTGGAAAGTTCGAACTACAGTGTGTTGGGGCCAGAGAGACCGTTGGTTGAACTACGATGAAGTGGAAGATTTCTGCAAAAATTCAAACCATAAACTGATTGAGCTTCCAATG GCAGGACATCATGTGCAGGAAGATAGTGGGGAAGAACTTGGAGGTATCATTTCCGGACTTATCAGCCGAAGGATCGTAACATGA
- the LOC107912506 gene encoding hemolysin A — MALHIVKLPFISRCCDSSNSTLFFLSKSYSPIHGRLFKSHLHRSFAVSKSEKLQIPKRKKRLDELCLERFQQYSRTFIQSWILQGKVYVNGKVVNKAGTPVSDKAVVEIIAEIPKYVCRAGYKLEAAIEQLGVDVAGKIALDSGLSTGGFTDCLLQYGASYVYGVDVGYGQVADKIRRDGRVCVIERTNLRYLSGLPQKVDLVTLDLSFISILLVMPAVVNAMKEEATLVTLVKPQFEARRSQVGSGGIVRDPKVHQEVLEKIIKGVENFGFQSKGWIESPLKGAEGNTEFLVCFSRISEKSSE; from the exons ATGGCACTGCATATTGTGAAGCTTCCCTTTATCTCGCGCTGCTGCGATAGCAGTAACTCTACTCTATTTTTCTTATCGAAATCCTACTCTCCTATTCATG GGAGATTGTTCAAATCTCATTTACATAGAAGCTTTGCTGTTTCCAAGTCAGAAAAACTTCAAATACCAAAAAG GAAAAAAAGGTTGGATGAGTTATGTCTTGAAAGGTTTCAGCAGTATAGTCGAACATTCATACAGTCATGGATTTTGCAAG GCAAAGTTTATGTGAATGGGAAAGTGGTTAACAAAGCTGGAACACCTGTCTCTGACAAAGCTGTTGTAGAAATCATTGCTGAAATTCCGAAATACGTATGTAG AGCAGGATATAAGTTAGAAGCTGCTATAGAACAGCTCGGCGTTGATGTAGCTGGCAAAATAGCCCTTGATTCTGGGTTGTCCACGGGAGGATTCACCGATTGCCTGCTTCAGTATGGTGCATCTTATGTTTATGGGGTTGATGTAGGTTATGGACAG GTAGCAGACAAGATTCGTCGAGATGGACGTGTTTGTGTGATAGAACGGACAAATTTAAGATATCTTTCAGGTCTCCCTCAAAAAGTTGATCTGGTGACACTGGACCTTTCATTTATATCTATTCTCTTG GTCATGCCTGCTGTAGTAAATGCAATGAAGGAGGAGGCAACTTTAGTTACCCTGGTTAAACCTCAGTTCGAAGCTCGTAGATCACAA GTAGGAAGTGGTGGGATAGTGAGAGATCCCAAAGTTCATCAGGAG GTTCTTGAAAAGATCATTAAGGGTGTAGAGAACTTTGGATTTCAAAGCAAAGGTTGGATTGAATCTCCTCTAAAGGGTGCTGAAGGTAATACTGAGTTTCTTGTTTGCTTCAGTCGGATTTCCGAGAAAAGTTCTGAATAG
- the LOC107912507 gene encoding TPR repeat-containing protein ZIP4, with translation MRIAEISTPEHFQAAAAPDSQSPSQNQHSQLLSQIQSKIKQTESHPPGTPLPDSLPSELRQLLTNLTQLAPFPAANNSLKLHLWKLSYRLWNACVDFSNAAAIRSPSSNRSSQNVTKLRHVAADMLSLAVDVVGVPSPAIKSASFYYKTGLAWHDHKIFDLASTCFERATDLLSKLDVSKILDAGERKLLLDLNLARSRTAWEISDKNLALTLLNRSKTLLFGSSAHFKALANQFLAFAKAVLSRNENNGSFNDVLKLLNEALNLCEKGLSISRTREETVEIKELKSKTMRFISAVHLQNGEFESVIKCVKVLRENGGEKGDHHASLPVLAMKAWLGLGRYSEAEQELKGMVVNKGIPEGVWVSAVETYFHAVGNAGVETTKGVFLGLLGRCHVSARAALRVVHRVVGDGNGIEGLRTRGKVVAELASDERVVALFASESVAKERTAMHAVLWSCGSGNFQLKDYETSAEMFEKSMLYIPHDLENRVIRAKGYRVLCLCYLGLTQLDRAQEYINEAEKLDPNIICAFLKFKICLQKNDHCGATNQIQKMISCLDFTPDFLSLAAHEAVASRALPVAVAALSNFLNFYNSGKPMPTTEVVVLRTLVTILSQDLDKEAEVLKFLKQAHKRASELGAESFFGKGEVGRRERNWFAVTSWNFGAKCGKEKNYELCAEFLRLVSGFYSLMGDGQMEENNVTICKSLIMTVSAMIASENQNTTPLPDAEVKHAVELLERAGKILTSLSMGNIEGDIHFIYVLNAYDMHGRLNNLESQHHIVKNFAGTKTCSPQYLLQIGLNASQGPRFNAEVATFALSECLSGFLSSPSPNYQDVALIVRRLIAIASIHKGNTDDDAVLGMYKQAYRIMVGLKEGEYPTDEGKWLAMTAWNRAAIPVRMGEINVAKKWMNAGLELARKVTGMETYQAYMEDYVADFEKKFHTQIAGEIQPQQVQ, from the exons ATGAGAATAGCAGAAATCTCAACGCCGGAGCACTTTCAAGCTGCCGCCGCACCCGACTCGCAATCCCCTTCCCAAAATCAACACAGTCAACTCCTCTCAcaaattcaatccaaaatcaaaCAAACCGAGAGCCATCCACCCGGGACCCCGCTACCCGACTCGCTCCCTTCTGAACTGCGCCAACTTTTGACAAACCTGACTCAACTCGCTCCCTTCCCCGCCGCCAACAACTCTCTCAAACTCCACCTCTGGAAACTCAGTTATCGTCTCTGGAACGCCTGCGTCGACTTCTCTAATGCAGCTGCCATCCGCTCTCCATCTTCCAATCGCTCTTCTCAAAATGTCACTAAGCTTCGCCATGTGGCTGCCGATATGCTATCCCTCGCTGTTGACGTCGTCGGAGTCCCTTCTCCGGCTATAAAATCCGCATCGTTCTATTACAAGACCGGCCTCGCATGGCACGACCATAAAATCTTTGACCTAGCTTCTACGTGTTTTGAGAGAGCCACGGATCTTCTCTCCAAGCTCGATGTAAGTAAAATATTAGACGCGGGAGAGAGGAAGCTTCTTTTAGATCTGAACCTCGCGAGATCGCGCACCGCATGGGAGATTTCAGATAAAAATCTTGCGTTAACACTACTGAATCGGTCGAAAACTCTCCTTTTCGGTTCATCAGCTCATTTCAAAGCTCTGGCGAACCAGTTCTTAGCTTTTGCTAAAGCTGTTTTATCAAGAAATGAAAACAACGGTAGCTTCAACGATGTGTTGAAACTTCTGAATGAAGCGTTGAATTTATGCGAGAAAGGATTGTCTATTTCACGAACAAGGGAAGAAACGGTGGAGATCAAGGAATTAAAATCCAAAACGATGCGTTTCATCTCAGCCGTCCATCTACAAAACGGAGAGTTCGAAAGTGTGATCAAGTGCGTTAAAGTTTTAAGAGAAAACGGTGGTGAGAAAGGGGACCACCACGCTTCGTTGCCGGTTTTGGCAATGAAGGCGTGGCTTGGGTTAGGAAGGTATAGTGAGGCGGAGCAGGAGTTGAAGGGTATGGTTGTAAACAAAGGGATTCCGGAGGGTGTTTGGGTCTCTGCAGTAGAAACTTACTTTCACGCCGTGGGAAATGCAGGGGTGGAAACTACGAAAGGTGTATTTTTGGGTTTGTTGGGGCGTTGTCATGTTAGTGCACGCGCTGCTCTGAGGGTAGTTCATAGGGTGGTAGGGGACGGTAATGGAATTGAGGGGTTGAGGACTAGAGGGAAGGTGGTGGCGGAGCTGGCGTCGGATGAGAGAGTGGTTGCCTTGTTTGCTAGTGAGTCTGTGGCGAAAGAGAGGACGGCCATGCATGCTGTTCTTTGGAGTTG TGGTTCAGGTAATTTccaattgaaagattatgaaacGAGTGCTGAGATGTTTGAGAAATCTATGCTTTATATACCTCATGATTTAGAGAATAGAGTTATTCGAGCCAAGGGCTATCGAGTTTTGTGTCTCTGTTACCTTGGTCTCACTCAACTTGATCGAGCTCAAGAATATATCAATGAAGCAGAAAAG CTTGATCCAAACATCATATGTGCTTTCCTTAAG TTCAAAATCTGTTTGCAAAAGAATGATCATTGTGGCGCTACCAATCAGATACAAAAAATGATCAGCTGCCTAGATTTCACTCCAGATTTCCTGTCTCTTGCAGCTCATGAGGCTGTTGCTTCCCGTGCTCTTCCTGTTGCTGTTGCTGCTCTTTCGAACTTCTTAAATTTTTACAACTCTGGGAAACCGATGCCAACAACAGAAGTTGTAGTGCTACGCACATTGGTCACAATTCTCTCCCAAGACCTTGATAAAGAGGCTGAAGTCCTCAAATTCTTGAAACAAGCACACAAGAGAGCTTCTGAACTTGGAGCTGAGAGCTTTTTTGGGAAAGGTGAGGTTGGAAGACGAGAACGGAACTGGTTTGCCGTAACTTCATGGAATTTTGGAGCAAAGTGTGGGAAGGAAAAGAACTACGAGTTATGTGCTGAATTCCTTAGATTGGTTTCTGGATTTTATAGTCTTATGGGTGATGGACAAATGGAAGAAAACAATGTCACCATTTGCAAATCATTGATCATGACTGTCTCTGCTATGATCGCTTCAGAGAACCAAAATACGACTCCATTGCCAGATGCTGAAGTAAAGCATGCTGTTGAGCTGCTAGAAAGAGCAGGGAAG atACTTACGTCACTATCAATGGGGAACATTGAAGGTGATATCCATTTCATATACGTACTCAATGCCTATGATATGCATGGAAGACTGAATAATTTAGAGTCCCAACATCATATTGTGAAGAACTTTGCTGGCACAAAGACTTGCAGTCCTCAATATCTTCTCCAAATTGGCCTGAATGCCTCGCAAGGTCCAAGGTTCAATGCTGAAGTAGCAACCTTTGCCCTCAGCGAGTGCCTCTCAGGCTTCCTTTCTTCCCCCTCTCCAAACTACCAGGATGTGGCTCTCATTGTCCGAAGATTGATTGCCATAGCTAGTATTCACAAGGGTAACACAGATGACGATGCAGTGCTCGGTATGTACAAGCAAGCATACCGAATAATGGTTGGGTTGAAGGAAGGGGAATATCCAACTGACGAGGGTAAATGGCTCGCAATGACTGCGTGGAATCGGGCAGCCATACCTGTAAGAATGGGAGAGATCAATGTGGCAAAGAAGTGGATGAATGCTGGGTTGGAACTTGCTAGGAAGGTTACTGGGATGGAAACTTATCAGGCATACATGGAGGATTATGTTGCTGACTTCGAAAAGAAATTTCATACGCAGATTGCTGGTGAAATACAGCCTCAACAGGTACAGTAG
- the LOC107912503 gene encoding probably inactive leucine-rich repeat receptor-like protein kinase At5g48380, whose product MIMVMRSQIFAVLVSVLVWLLLGCSLSYASQEDIDCLRSIKDSLEDSLGYLNSSWNFDNTTEGFICRFTGIDCWHPDENRVLNIRLADMGLKGVFPQGIVKCKSITGLDLSSNKLYGPIPSNISQIILYVTSLDLSSNKFSGEIPPALANCSFLNILKLDYNSLTGSIPPVLSLLNRIKTFSVSNNLLSGPIPYFNVSLTAEDFAHNPGLCGKPLDPCQSTSKGPKTGIIAGAAVAGVTVAAIGVAIGMFFYYRRVSVMRKKKDDDPEGNKWAKSLKGDKGIKVSLFEKGVSKMRLNDLLKATNSFSKNNIIGSGRTGTMYKGVLEDGTSLMIKRLQDSQHSDKEFTSEMATLGNVKHRNLVPLLGFCVAKKERLIVYRYMANGTLNDNLHPVDDANKAMEWSIRLKIGIGAAKGFAWLHHNCNPRILHRNISSKCILLDADFEPKISDFGLARLMNPIDTHLSTFVNGEFGDLGYVAPEYARTLVATPKGDVYSFGVVLLELVTGEKPTHVSKAPESFKGSLVEWITQLSNDGKLHDAIDTSLLGKGVDNELFQFLKVACNCVLPPPKERPTMFEVYQLLRAIGERYNFTTEDEILMPSDTGDADYLEELIVAREVIEGQ is encoded by the exons ATGATCATGGTGATGCGTAGCCAAATTTTTGCTGTTCTCGTCAGTGTTTTAGTCTGGTTGTTGCTTGGCTGTAGTTTGAGCTATGCGTCTCAAGAAGATATTGATTGTTTGAGGAGCATCAAAGATTCACTTGAGGATTCCCTTGGTTACTTAAATTCTTCATGGAATTTCGACAACACTACTGAAGGATTTATTTGTAGATTTACCGGGATTGATTGTTGGCACCCAGATGAGAATAGGGTTCTGAATATCCGGCTTGCAGATATGGGACTCAAGGGTGTGTTTCCTCAAGGAatcgtaaaatgcaaaagtattACAGGCTTAGATCTTTCAAGCAACAAACTCTATGGTCCTATTCCATCTAATATTTCTCAAATTATCCTTTATGTCACTAGCCTTGATCTCTCATCTAATAAATTCTCTGGAGAAATCCCACCGGCACTCGCAAATTGTAGCTtcttaaacattttgaaactCGACTATAACAGCTTGACGGGTTCGATTCCTCCAGTACTCAGTTTGCTGAATAGGATAAAAACATTTAGCGTGTCTAATAATCTCTTGTCGGGGCCAATTCCATATTTTAATGTTTCATTAACAGCAGAGGATTTTGCGCATAATCCTGGATTGTGTGGGAAGCCTTTGGATCCTTGTCAGTCGACTTCAAAAGGCCCTAAAACTGGAATTATTGCTGGGGCTGCTGTCGCTGGGGTGACGGTTGCTGCAATAGGTGTGGCTATTGGTATGTTCTTCTATTACCGTAGAGTATCTGTTATGAGGAAGAAGAAGGATGATGATCCAGAAGGAAACAAATGGGCAAAGAGCTTAAAGGGAGATAAAGGCATTAAG GTTTCCTTGTTTGAAAAAGGAGTTTCCAAGATGAGATTAAATGATCTTTTGAAGGCCACTAACAGTTTCAGCAAAAATAATATCATTGGGTCAGGAAGAACAGGGACTATGTACAAAGGTGTCCTCGAAGATGGAACCTCGCTTATGATTAAAAGGTTACAGGATTCTCAACACTCTGACAAAGAATTTACATCTGAGATGGCTACTCTGGGAAATGTGAAACACCGCAACTTAGTTCCCCTTCTAGGTTTCTGTGTTGCAAAAAAGGAGAGGCTTATAGTTTACAGATACATGGCAAATGGCACTCTCAATGATAATTTGCATCCTGTAGATGATGCTAACAAGGCTATGGAGTGGTCCATAAGGCTTAAAATCGGTATAGGGGCTGCCAAAGGATTTGCATGGCTCCACCACAACTGCAATCCTCGTATACTTCATCGAAATATAAGCTCTAAGTGCATCTTATTAGATGCAGATTTTGAGCCCAAAATATCCGATTTTGGTCTAGCTAGGCTTATGAACCCAATTGATACACATCTGAGCACCTTTGTGAATGGCGAGTTTGGGGATTTAGGTTATGTTGCCCCTGAATATGCCAGAACTCTAGTGGCCACTCCAAAAGGAGATGTCTACAGCTTTGGAGTTGTCCTTCTCGAGTTGGTGACTGGTGAGAAACCTACCCACGTATCCAAAGCTCCTGAGAGCTTCAAGGGAAGTCTGGTCGAATGGATCACGCAGCTATCAAATGATGGGAAACTTCATGATGCTATTGACACATCCTTGCTTGGGAAGGGTGTTGATAATGAACTTTTCCAGTTTCTTAAAGTTGCATGTAATTGTGTATTGCCACCTCCCAAGGAGAGGCCTACCATGTTTGAAGTATACCAGCTTTTAAGAGCTATTGGGGAGCGATACAATTTTACCACCGAGGATGAAATTTTGATGCCTTCAGATACTGGTGATGCTGATTATTTAGAGGAACTTATTGTTGCTCGAGAAGTCATCGAGGGTCAGTGA